CTGAAAAAGGAGAAAATCAATCAAAAAGTGAAAACAGTCAGCCGCTTTCTGTTTGGGTTGAGCCAACATTGGTCCCTGAAGATAATCCATTGGCAGGGGTAAATGGAGTGAACAATGCAATTCTTGTGGAAGGAAATCCCATTGGCCAAGTAATGTTTTTCGGACCAGGTGCAGGGTCTGGTCCAACTGCATCAGCTGTTGTTGCAGACATACTTAACATTGCGGGTATTCAGTCTATGAGTGGTGACAAAGGCCTTAACTTAGATCCACTCTTATCAGCAAAAGGCTGGAGAAGTTGTCACGTAGCAGAAAAGAAACAAATAACTAAAAAGAATTACATACGGCTTATTGCCGAAGATAGTCCCGGAGTGATTGGAGAGATCGGAACTATTTTTGGAAAGAAACAAATATCTATTGAATCAATTGTGCAATTTGATGCAACAAATAAAGAAGCAGAGATAGTAGTTATTACTCACAAGATTAATCAAGGTCAACTTGAAGAGGCTCTTTTAGATATAGAAAACTTGTCACAAGTAAAGAGAATTGCAGCAACGATGGGTTGCCTTTAGCTAACGAAAACTAGTCAAAACGAAATTAAGTTGCTATTTATATAACAAGAACAAAGGAAATTTTATTTTAAATTTCTTTTCGGAACCAAACTATGAAAACATCCAAAAACGTAATTGAGAAAGCTAGAAAAGAAACAGAAAAAAATATTAATCAAGGAGATTGTGTTTATCTAAAGAATAAAAAAGAACTTTTTCAAGTATTGGGCATAGATAATGCTTATGAAAAATGTTGGGTTAGAGAATGGCCACTTAATCCTAAGGGATCCCCTGTCTTCGAGATATCAATAAAACAAGTATCTCCTAATCAATAAATATTTTGTGCTGGTAGAAATAATTATAGAATCGTATACTAAATGTTAAAATTAAATCATATAAAAAATATTTTTAAAGTCTCAGGTATTTTCTTAATACTCTTCCAGTTATCTTGCGTACAATATAAGAAGAGAGAAAATATTATTGTTGCAAGTGCAGGTAAAATTGAATCCCTTGATCCTGCTCAAGCAAATACTCTTAGGACACTACAAATACTAAGCGCCCTTGGAGATACTTTATACAAAATAAATAAGGAAGGAAATCTTACCCCAAGTTTAGCAAAAGATTTCCCAAAAGTAAGCAAGAATGGTTTGCTAATTGATATTCCACTTAAAGAAAATATTTCTTTTCACGATGGAAGTGTTTTTAATGCAGAAGCGATGGCATTTAGTCTTAATCGCTTTATGGAAATAGGAACTTTAAATTACCTGTTAAACGAAAAAATAGATACTATTGATGTCAAAGATGAATTTCTTATAAGAATAAAATTAAAAAAGCCATCGAGTTCTTTAAAGAGTCTTTTAACATCAGTAAATTTAACACCTATATCTCCTAATTCATATTCAAATTATAAAAATAGTTTCAATAATAAAAACTTTATAGGAACTGGACCTTACTTCTTAGAAAGCTTCAACTCAAGTCAACAAACAATCAGGCCATACAAAAACTATTGGGGAGAAAAACCTCTAAATAAAGGAATTAACTTTATAAATTATACTAATTCTAGCACTCTTTTTGGGGCTATAAAAACGAAAGAAGTTGATGTGCTGATATCAAATTCTATTGATGATATGCAGAGATTAGCATTAAATAATATGGTTAATAAAGATCAACTTAACGCAGGAGAAGGTGATCCTATAGAGATAGGATATATTACATTTAAAAGTAATAAATTACCTTTAGTAAATAAAACAATTAGAGAGGCTCTTTCCTACACAATTGATAGAGAACTAATTAGTCAACAAGTAAGTTTTGGAACTAGAGAACCCTTAAGATCAATAGTCCCTCCTCAATTACACAAAAAAAAATTTTCTCCATGGCCTAAATATAATCCTATTATTGCAAGATCTTTATTGAAAAATGAAGGTTACTGCGAAACAAATATTCTTTCTATTCCATTAACATTTAGATCTAATGTACCTGCTGATAAATTACTTGCCCTTACATGGAAAGATCAAATTAAAAGAGATTTATCTGATTGTATAGAAGTT
The sequence above is drawn from the Prochlorococcus marinus str. MIT 1013 genome and encodes:
- a CDS encoding ABC transporter substrate-binding protein, with the translated sequence MLKLNHIKNIFKVSGIFLILFQLSCVQYKKRENIIVASAGKIESLDPAQANTLRTLQILSALGDTLYKINKEGNLTPSLAKDFPKVSKNGLLIDIPLKENISFHDGSVFNAEAMAFSLNRFMEIGTLNYLLNEKIDTIDVKDEFLIRIKLKKPSSSLKSLLTSVNLTPISPNSYSNYKNSFNNKNFIGTGPYFLESFNSSQQTIRPYKNYWGEKPLNKGINFINYTNSSTLFGAIKTKEVDVLISNSIDDMQRLALNNMVNKDQLNAGEGDPIEIGYITFKSNKLPLVNKTIREALSYTIDRELISQQVSFGTREPLRSIVPPQLHKKKFSPWPKYNPIIARSLLKNEGYCETNILSIPLTFRSNVPADKLLALTWKDQIKRDLSDCIEVTLNGIESTTVYKQLSEGAFEAVILDWTGAYPDPEAYLTPLLSCNEINDNSCLKGEAVFSGSFWGDNKLQELLEKSEELEGENRLENLKKVEQIAAQGSAYLPIWLVNPKAWSLKDISQPEFSSDGLIILRNLKRD